The following proteins are co-located in the Mesotoga sp. UBA6090 genome:
- a CDS encoding ferredoxin, whose product MKVYVDKDTCIGCGVCEGICPDVFRMNDDGKAEAIVPETEAACAQDAADSCPVQSIKVE is encoded by the coding sequence GTGAAAGTATACGTAGACAAAGATACTTGTATTGGATGCGGAGTATGCGAAGGGATTTGTCCCGACGTTTTCAGGATGAATGATGACGGAAAGGCAGAAGCGATTGTCCCGGAAACAGAAGCCGCTTGTGCACAGGATGCCGCTGATTCCTGTCCAGTTCAGTCAATAAAAGTAGAATAG
- a CDS encoding hydroxyacid dehydrogenase gives MLRLHANDPLDKTAMKILEDSNLFQISAEHLDKDQLMKIMPEIEVLVVRSATKVTSEVIEAGKKLKLIARAGVGLDNVDVESARKHNIIVRNTPGANAISVAELTFGLLLGLVRHIPRGTYGIKEGKWEKKELKGVEIFGKTIGLIGFGAIGREVARRAIAFGMNVCAFDPFVKETDMKVELMTTIESLLEKSDVISLHIPLTPETKHIIGEKEISLMKDGVIIINASRGGTIDEQALYNGLVSGKVSGAALDVFEVEPPSDELRRKLIGLGNVICVPHVGASTSEGQKRVGLEMAKIIVEECKVMI, from the coding sequence ATGCTCAGACTTCATGCTAACGATCCTCTTGACAAAACCGCTATGAAGATACTCGAAGACAGCAATCTCTTCCAGATATCTGCAGAGCATCTCGACAAAGATCAGTTGATGAAGATAATGCCCGAGATTGAAGTGCTAGTTGTAAGAAGCGCGACAAAGGTCACCTCTGAAGTCATTGAAGCTGGAAAGAAGCTTAAGCTAATTGCCAGAGCCGGAGTTGGACTGGACAACGTTGATGTTGAGTCGGCAAGGAAACACAATATCATTGTTAGAAATACTCCTGGCGCAAATGCGATATCGGTGGCAGAGCTGACTTTCGGATTGCTTCTTGGACTTGTCAGGCATATTCCAAGAGGTACATACGGAATTAAGGAAGGAAAGTGGGAGAAGAAGGAGCTCAAGGGTGTCGAAATCTTTGGCAAGACTATTGGGCTGATAGGTTTCGGAGCTATTGGACGAGAAGTTGCGAGGAGAGCGATTGCCTTTGGCATGAATGTCTGTGCCTTCGATCCATTTGTCAAGGAAACGGACATGAAAGTTGAGCTCATGACCACAATTGAATCCCTGCTAGAGAAGTCCGACGTGATTTCTCTTCACATCCCTCTGACACCGGAAACGAAACATATAATTGGCGAAAAAGAGATCTCCCTGATGAAGGACGGCGTTATCATTATCAATGCAAGCCGAGGAGGAACAATAGACGAGCAGGCGCTCTATAATGGGCTCGTTTCAGGCAAGGTTTCTGGAGCCGCCCTTGATGTTTTTGAGGTGGAGCCGCCGTCCGACGAGTTGAGAAGGAAACTTATCGGACTGGGGAACGTCATCTGTGTTCCTCATGTAGGAGCAAGTACGTCGGAGGGTCAGAAGAGAGTTGGTCTGGAGATGGCCAAGATAATAGTAGAAGAATGCAAGGTCATGATATAA